Part of the Vibrio celticus genome, ACGGAGTGCTTAACAACAAATCGACGCCGCCGTTTCTATTCAAGAACCCACGGATTGAAGACATCAGCGAAAACGCTTCTATGTTCCAGAAACTTATCGAATCGGTTCAACTACGGCACGTAATCAGCTTTGTCTGCGATGGACAGGCCTATGATCAGTTCCACCCATACCGGTTGGTGAACGATAGAGGACTCTGGTATCTCGCCGGAGCACACAGAAACCGCCTAGATTTACTCAGAGTTGCCAGAATTTCCGAGTTAGTCCGATATGAGGACAAATACTCTCCCGATACTAACGTCGAGCAGATCATCACTGGTTGGCGATCAGATGTTGAGTCAATAACTCCTGTCGACGTGGTTATACAGATTCGAGGACGCATTGCCGATGCCTTCTTCAATGAAAGCACCGACCATGATTTTCGAGTGTTGAAAGTACTGAATTCCGGAGACGTATTAGCCTGTAACCAAACCAATAACATTCCACACTTGCTTCGTCAGCTAAAGGCGTGGCTTCCTGATGCAGAGGTATTGTCACCCGACTGGTTACGGTACCAGTTGAAGCAAGAACTTCAGATCTACCTGAACACCGTCATGTAAAAGCCACAGTTCCTAGTCAATCACCGTCTAAATCTTGGTGTTGGCTGGCATCTCCGTCGTAGACATCCCGCTACATAATCAAGCCGCGAGTTACCCAACTCCTCGGCCCTAGCCTTGAACATTCCAGTATGAACCATTTTCTTGTCTTTCCATGCTCCGCATGCAAAGCCCTTGACTTGATGGAATCGTAGACTGATACCGAATAAGGGAAAACTTAAAACGTTGCCATTTTTTAGTACATCCTAATAAACTAATAAATAACCCGCTAGGGGCCGAATTGTTAATAATATATAGCTATTGAAATTACAGATTCAATCACCTCTGGCTATCGTTAGAGTGCATCACGTTTAACGAAAGTTGTCCGTTTGGCGATCCATTACCCTTCCTCATTGCCAGTAATGGTAATGGGGCCGGAATAGCCGATTACTAATCCGTCCCCCATCAACCGGCCAGTTCACCTTATAACAATGTGATTTAGGCTCCGTGGCCGCTTTGACCTTCCACAAACACAACGCACCTGTTTTCAGCCCTTACTTTTACATGTAGCCATGAGTCGAACGCTAACTTTCTCGGGAATTTTCCCTGACAGTTCCAACTACTGATTTGACACAAGGTCATTCAGATCTCCTCCTTTGGCTTTGAAGTTCAAGGATTTTCTAATCCCTTGGCTTAGTAACCTGTAATGAAAAGGCAAAAGCCATCACACCTTGTTTTCACTGGTATGATGGCTTGTCCAATTCACAGACCAGAACAACGTGAAAATTTCTCCTGTTCATTTCTTGTCCCGGTCTGGTACTTGGTTCCAGTCAACAGTTAGCTTAACGTCATCGTAAGCTTCCATTTCTACATAACTGATAAAGTTAGCCTGGTAGGTGTTAAAGAAGTCTTGAACATCTGGCCTGCTTAGTGGCACTTCCCCCATGAACCGTATAAAGGCAACACCGTGAATCACATCGAAATCAACTTCTTTCTCAAGTTCGGAGTAAAGGCCAGCATAGGAAAAGTCCGTCAGGTAAGACAGATACCAGCAGTCACCTTTCTTTTCGAAACGTAACTCGATTGGGTGGAATCCTCCATCTTCAGTGGAATATAAACTATCACTGTAATTAAGCGTAA contains:
- a CDS encoding helix-turn-helix transcriptional regulator; the protein is MKEHDTLAKRLGIILTRLNTGERLCLEELRREFGVSERTLQRDFNERLNYLPIQREGACYFLDPKVLGKQTSHEISTLLANMGLDTLFSGKHYLSNGVLNNKSTPPFLFKNPRIEDISENASMFQKLIESVQLRHVISFVCDGQAYDQFHPYRLVNDRGLWYLAGAHRNRLDLLRVARISELVRYEDKYSPDTNVEQIITGWRSDVESITPVDVVIQIRGRIADAFFNESTDHDFRVLKVLNSGDVLACNQTNNIPHLLRQLKAWLPDAEVLSPDWLRYQLKQELQIYLNTVM
- a CDS encoding DUF2787 family protein, with protein sequence MKLTYGEKLGIPVSDAFKQLINDEVGEHQISDDVTAITLNYSDSLYSTEDGGFHPIELRFEKKGDCWYLSYLTDFSYAGLYSELEKEVDFDVIHGVAFIRFMGEVPLSRPDVQDFFNTYQANFISYVEMEAYDDVKLTVDWNQVPDRDKK